The following coding sequences are from one Nonlabens arenilitoris window:
- a CDS encoding DUF4230 domain-containing protein, which translates to MKNLKTLVLGALMMLAIVLIYDYIKGYKTDQENLIAQTELIGKEVRNVSKLIVTEVNYGKVYTYENTKSYGWDFFASKKKALVVSNAKAQVIYNLKNLEYSVDAENKQIIFSKLPEPIININPNLSLYQLDNGILNTFEAKDFNSMKQKISKDIERQIRNSDILKNADDRLLLELSRIFVLSNSMGWTVIYDGKSVENITEITEFKD; encoded by the coding sequence ATGAAAAATTTAAAAACACTAGTTCTAGGCGCTTTGATGATGCTTGCCATTGTTTTGATTTATGACTACATAAAAGGTTATAAGACTGATCAGGAAAATCTTATTGCGCAAACAGAACTTATTGGAAAAGAAGTGCGTAATGTGAGTAAACTTATAGTAACTGAAGTTAATTACGGTAAAGTGTATACTTATGAAAACACAAAGTCCTATGGCTGGGATTTCTTTGCTAGTAAGAAAAAAGCACTTGTGGTTTCAAATGCCAAAGCACAAGTCATTTATAACCTCAAAAATTTAGAATACTCTGTAGACGCTGAGAATAAACAAATCATCTTTTCAAAACTACCCGAGCCCATTATCAACATTAATCCTAATTTAAGTCTTTACCAGTTGGATAATGGTATACTCAACACCTTTGAGGCAAAGGATTTCAATAGTATGAAACAAAAGATATCAAAAGATATTGAGCGTCAAATTAGGAATAGTGATATCCTTAAAAACGCAGATGACAGATTATTACTAGAACTGTCACGCATTTTTGTTTTGAGCAATTCTATGGGATGGACGGTTATCTATGATGGAAAGTCTGTAGAAAATATTACGGAAATAACAGAATTTAAAGACTAG